In the genome of Gadus morhua chromosome 12, gadMor3.0, whole genome shotgun sequence, one region contains:
- the slc1a8a gene encoding excitatory amino acid transporter 5, with protein MEELLLPSGEEAPSEAGSFAPAEKEEERSLGRRLKRLVVDLRRRAKNFLKRNGLLTLSVLAVLTGCVLGFSLRGSQLSTQAKIYFSFPGELLMRMLKMLILPLITSSLMSGLSSMESKACCRMGVLTVTYYLWTTFIAVVVGILLVIIIKPGVGTDMESNRLGGGPVMTSADALLDLIRNMVPSNLIEATFQQYKTDLLPILKLPARTVKPNFVYVVPDDSDPSGRTVYLELTPPPEIHYKTSPGSSQQMNVLGIVIFSATMGLLLGRMGERGAPLVNVCQCINECVMKIINAAVWYFPFGIIFLVAGKILDMQDPSTLGRKLGWYTITVLAGLFVHGLILLPLFYFILTRKNPFTYIRGLLQAMVIALATSSSSATLPITMKCLLENCQVDRQIARFVLPVGATINMDGTALYEAVAAIFIAQVNDYELDLGQLVTISITATAASIGAAGIPQAGLVTMVIVLTSVGLPPDDITLIVAIDWVLDRFRTMINVLGDALAAGIIAHLCRKDFPLSGAGQTAHPSYGTQDSGDNVPLTEMHTHKDCLFDNMSDSVHDAHTHTIYYNLCQV; from the exons atggaggagctgctgctACCCAGCGGGGAGGAGGCACCGTCCGAGGCCGGCTCCTTCGCCCCCgccgagaaggaggaggagcggagccTGGGGCGGCGCCTCAAGAGGCTGGTGGTGGACCTCCGCCGCCGCGCCAAGAACTTCCTGAAGAGGAACGGCCTGCTGACGCTGTCGGTGCTCGCAGTGCTCACGGGCTGCGTGCTGGGCTTCTCCCTCCGGGGGAGCCAGCTGTCGACCCAG GCTAAGATCTACTTCTCCTTTCCTGGAGAGCTGCTGATGAGGATGCTGAAGATGTTGATCCTCCCTCTAATCACATCCAG CCTGATGTCGGGGCTCTCCTCCATGGAGTCCAAGGCCTGCTGCCGGATGGGGGTCCTGACCGTCACCTACTACCTGTGGACCACCTTCATCGCCGTGGTGGTGGGCATCCTGCTGGTCATCATCATCAAACCCGGGGTGGGGACCGACATGGAGAGCAACCGGCTGGGGGGAGGGCCGGTGATGACCTCAGCCGACGCCCTGCTGGACCTCATCag gaACATGGTCCCCTCCAACCTGATAGAGGCCACCTTTCAGCAG TACAAGACGGATCTGCTGCCCATCCTCAAGCTGCCCGCCCGCACGGTGAAGCCCAACTTTGTGTACGTGGTGCCGGACGACAGCGACCCCAGCGGGCGGACAGTGTACCTTGagctgaccccgcccccagagATCCACTACAAGACCAGCCCGGGCAGCAGCCAGCAGATGAACGTCCTCGGCATCGTCATCTTCTCCGCGACCATGG GTCTGCTGctggggaggatgggggagagaggggctccTCTGGTCAACGTCTGCCAGTGCATCAACGAGTGCGTCATGAAGATAATCAACGCTGCAGTTTG GTACTTCCCATTCGGGATCATCTTCCTGGTGGCCGGTAAGATCCTGGACATGCAGGATCCGAGCACCTTGGGCCGTAAGCTGGGCTGGTACACCATCACGGTGCTGGCCGGCCTCTTCGTCCACGGCCTCATCCTGCTGCCTCTGTTCTACTTCATCCTCACCCGCAAGAACCCCTTCACCTACATCAGGGGCCTACTGCAGGCCATGGTCATCGCCCTGGCAACCTCCTCCAG ctcGGCCACCCTCCCCATCACCATGAAGTGTCTGCTGGAGAACTGCCAGGTGGACCGGCAGATCGCCCGCTTCGTGCTGCCCGTCGGCGCCACCATCAACATGGACGGCACCGCGCTGTACGAGGCCGTGGCAGCCATCTTTATTGCCCAGGTCAACGACTATGAGCTGGACCTGGGCCAGCTGGTCACCATCAG tatCACGGCGACGGCTGCGAGCATCGGAGCCGCCGGGATCCCGCAGGCCGGTCTGGTCACCATGGTGATCGTGCTGACGTCAGTGGGCCTGCCCCCCGATGACATCACGCTTATCGTGGCCATTGATTGGGTCCT GGACCGCTTCAGGACGATGATCAACGTCCTCGGCGACGCGCTAGCGGCCGGGATCATCGCCCACCTCTGCAGGAAGGACTTCCCCCTGAGCGGAGCGGGACAG ACCGCCCACCCGTCCTACGGCACTCAGGACTCCGGGGACAACGTCCCCCTGACAGAGATGCATACGCACAAGGACTGCCTCTTCGACAACATGAGCGACTCTGTCCacgacgctcacacacacaccatctacTACAACCTCTGCCAAGTATGA